The Marinomonas sp. CT5 genome contains the following window.
ATTAGTTACGGTAAAACGACAGTTATTTATGAAGATGACAGCCGTAAAATAGCCAATAATGGGTTTTCTGTCGGCGCTAGTGTAGATTTCTAATATTTACATGAAAAGATAAAAAGGTGGCTCTTGCCACCTTTTTTAGGTCTATATTAATCCCCTTCGTAAGCACAAAGGCTAAAGACAGAAATATTACTGTCACTCAATTTTTGGCTTCCACCTAAGTCCGGAAGATCAATGATTGCAGCTACTTCTTTTATATTTGCACCTTGTTGAGTAAGTAGCTCAATTGCAGCGAAAAGGGTGCCACCAGTTGCAATCAAATCATCAAATAATAATACTTGGTCGCCAGCTTCAACCGCACCTTCTTGAATTTCTAACTCAGCTTCACCGTATTCCAGGGCATATTTCTGTGAGATTGTTTTGCCGGGAAGCTTGCCTTTTTTACGTACTAAAATTAGTGGTTTTTGCAGTTCGTAAGCCAGTACGGCTGCAATCAAAAAACCACGAGCATCAATACAAGCAATATGAGTAATGTCTGTGCCAATGTAACGATGTACATAGGCATCAACAACCATTCTCATCCCTTTTGGATCGCTGAAAATAGGGGTGATATCTCTGAAGCTAATACCTTTTTTTGGCCAGTCTTCTATTGTTTGTATGAGTGATTTAACGTAAAAATCGTCGTAAAGCATTACAGTATAGCCTCGTTGTATGAATCAAATGTGGGCGATTTTACCACAATCGCTAGCAACCCCAACGAGTTTTTGAATTTCTTCGAAATCAATTATTTCAATTTCTTTGCCATCAACATGGATTAGTTCATTTTTTTGAAAACGAGTGATAACCCTACTAACGGTTTCTACAGCTAAGCCTAAGTAATTACCAATTTCACCACGAGACATTGATAGTCTGAATGAGCTGGCAGAATAACCACGCTTTTTAAAGCGGCTGGATAAATTCAATAGAAAAGAGGCGACTTTCTCATCGGCATTCTTTTTGCCAAGCAATACCATCATTTGCTGATCATCCGATATTTTTCGACTCATTACTTTAAAAATCTGGTGCTTTAGTGATGGAATCTGAGAGGACAACTCTTCTAAGTGACTGAATGGGATTTCACAGACGGTAGTGGTTTCTAAAGCTTTGGCAGAAACAGGGTAGACGCTTGAATCTATACCACTAAGACCGACCAACTCACTAGGGCAATAAAAACCAGTGATTTGCTCCTCTCCAACAGAAGTGATGTTGAAGGTTTTTAGCGTGCCTGAACGAACAGCAAACACAGAGTCAAAAGGCTCTCCTTGTCTGAATAAAAACTCACCTTTCTTAAGTGGTTTTTTGCGCTCGATGATTTGATCTAATCTATTAATGTCTTCGTCAGCCAGTGCAATAGGAAGGCAGAGGGCGCTTAAACTACAGTTTTGGCATTGTGATGTAAGTGTACTGTTAAAACGTGACTGTGTGTGTGTCATTGACATGTTATCTCCCTGATCTCGATCTATATAACTTTTGAGTATTTTATGGCGCCATTGAGATATTTATCAAAAGCCATACAAATACAGCGTATTAATAATCTACCCTTTGGTGTGACTTGAATCGTGGTCTGCACTCCACTACGTTCAATTAATAACATCCCATCTTCCAACATGGGAGTTAGATTTTCCACTTCATTAGAGAAATAGTCAAAGAAATGAATATTAAATTTCTGTTCAATTGCGCTTGTGTTGAGCGCAAACTGCGAAATCAACGTCATTATAACTTGATGACGAATTCTATCATCTAGATCACTAATATATCCTTTCGCTATCGCTAATTGTCCCTTTTCTATGCGGCTTCTATATTCGGATAAGTCAGTATGGTTCTGTATGTAAACACCATTTAAGTCACTAATGGCTGAAACACCAAATGCAATCAGCTCAGTATCTGCATGAGTGGTATAACCTTGGAAATTACGTTGTAGTTGACCTTCTTGCTGAGCGATCACTAAGCTATCGGTTGGTTTTGCGAAGTGGTCCATACCTATGTATTCATAGCCGGCTGCAATCAAGTATTCAATACTCATTTTCAGTAAATCAAGTTTCAAACTTGAAATAGGTAAGCTGTCATCTGTGATGCGCTTTTGCGCGCGAAAACGATCAGGCAAATGAGCATAATTAAACAGCGAAATTCTATCTGGTGATAACTCAACTACTTGTGAAAGCGTTTTTTTAAAGCCTTCTATTGTTTGATACGGAAGCCCATAAATGAGATCAAAGTTAATTGACTTAATACCTAGCTCTCTAGCGTCATCGACTAGATTTCTGACCATGTCTACGGGTTGTATACGGTGAATGGCTTCTTGAACTTTGATGTCAAAATCTTGCACACCAATGCTGATACGGTTTATGCCTTTTTCTGTTAACAACTTAAGTTTAGGCTTGCTGATTTCTCTTGGGTCGATTTCAATGCTGTAGTCTTGGCTACCATCGTTAACTAGATTGAAATGCTGCTCAATAGTATTGAATAAGACTTCAAACAACTCTTCAGTTAAAAAGGTTGGGGTGCCTCCTCCAAAATGCAGTTGAGTTACTTTTCTTGTGTGATCAAGCATAAGACTTCTTAATCGCATTTCTTCACCAAGCAATTCCACATACTCAGTACCTTTTTCATACTGCTTAGTTACTATTTTATTGCAGGCACAGTAGTAGCAAAGATGGGCGCAGAATGGAATATGGAAATACAAGCTAATAGGGGCTTGTGAAGGCGTTAGCATTTTATCAATTAATGCAATTTTACTAATGCCGGAATTAAATTGTGGCGCTGTTGGGTAAGAAGTATAACGAGGCCCAGACAGGTCGTATTTAGCGATAAGTGAGGAGTCCCAGATCATGATGATGCGTTCCTATTAAATTTTCTAATAGTAGTCTACACGTTAGGTCTTGGATGTTTGCTGACACAGATCAAGAATTAGCATACTGCAAAGCAAAAGCGCTTAAGTATTAGTCGCTTCTAACCCTTTATCAAATCTGGTCTAATAGCCGTTTTGAATACAATCTAATGACTTCACTTCCTATATACTTTGCCCATGGTGCTGGTGCTGGCCACCACAATGATTTTTTACAAAAATTATCTAAGGCTATAGTCCAGCAACATTATGTTGTTACTCCTGTTACTTTCTCCTATATGCAACAGCAAGAAGTGTCAGGAAAAAAAAGGCCGCCCCCTAGGTTTAATACGTTGATTCCAGAATACGAGAGTTATATTCAGGATGAAAATGCCTGTATTGTGGCAGGCAAGTCCATGGGAGGGCGTGTAGCCACTCAATTGACTCATCATTCAATGGTCAAGGCTGTTATCTGCTTTGGCTTTCCTTTCCATCCAGCAGGAAAGTCAGAAAAACATAGACTTTCGTTTCTACAAGATATGAAGGTTCCATGCCTTATTATTCAAGGCACACGCGACCAACTTGGCTCATATGATTGGGTTAGTCGGCAAACACTCCCAGATAACGTGGATATTATTTGGGTCGAGGGTGCAGATCATGACTTTAAAACCTTAAAAAAATACAATAGAACGATTGATGACACTATTTTAGAGATTGCCAGCCATACTGACGCTTGGCTTAAAAAACACTTAGCTAGAGAGAAATTCTATGGAACACCAAGCCGTGCTTGATGCAACAGACTTACTTTGTCCAGAACCCGTCATGATGCTTCATGTTGAAATGCGTAAAATAGCGGCCAAAGATGTTTTAAAGGTCATTGCTACTGACCCGTCTACAACTAGAGACATTCCAAAATTTTGTCAATTCCTTGGTCATAAGCTCCTTAAGCAAGAGCAAAATGACAATATCTATTATTATTGGATCGAGAAAAAATAAGCTTAAAAAAGCCCAAACAGCCGTGTTGTTTGAGCTTTTCAAACTTATAGCAAGCTAAGCGTTAGGCGACTCTTAGCTTTTTGGGTTGGTTTCTTTGGCCTATGATTGCGCTTTCATAGAGGTAAGCAAAGCTTGAAAAAGTAATATCGATATCCAATCTTAACTGGCGCGCAATGTCATTTGATGAAATCAAACCACTAATGGCTTTGCTATGCTCATCAATGACCAATAAGTGTTGTAGTCGGTTGTTTCGTTGGCTAAATAAAAGTGATTCTATATCGGATTTTTTTAAAGAGGCATAAGACAAAGCAAGTAGGTCTTCTTTGCCTCTCATTAGGTCAGAAACCATTAATTCTGAGCGCTTAAAGCCATTAGCAACATGCTTGATGAATACATCTTCGGATAGGTCTTCAAGACTGACAACACCTATAAATTGGTTGTTGGTATCCACTACGATTTTCATTCGTACGTGTTCTTTGCGCATTAATTGAACAAGCTCATCAGCGCGTGTACTGGATTCTATAACGCGTGGTCCAGTAGTGCGAAAATCGGTAAAAACAGTTAATGCTGGAGAATAAAGGTTTATATCCTCGGTTGTAATAGGCCAAGTCAAATTACTCACATCTTTTGTTGAAACATAAGTTAAGGTTTTCATGATAATTCCTCGATATAAAAATGGATTGAATTTTGGCGATTTATATCGATGAAATTGGTGGTGCTCTTGGGTTGCCGTTGTTATCAGCGGCTGACGTGACTAGTAAGTGATGATTTGGAAAAAGAATGGAAATAGGAGGTGTTGTGGCTGCGTTGAGAGAAAAATACAAAGCAGCGTCATCGTCTACTTCGTTGTTTAAGTCAGCTAAGACAGAATCATCGCATAATTGCTCCAAGTTAGGTTCTAGCCATCTGAATTGATTCACTTCTTGAGCATTGGCGCGCTGAGATATCGTCAATAAAGACGAGGCTAACACGGCAATGATCACGAGTAATTGAATTTTCATAGCAACACCTAATCCCTGTTCTATGACTTTAAATATAGGCCTGCCACTTCATAAAGCCCAGTCTTTTTATAGAAATGCCTCTTTTTTTCACGATCATCCTCTTTGCCTAAGCATTGTGATTTTTTTCTATCAGATCATTGATGCCACAAAAAAGGCGACCTCTTTAAGAAGAGAAGTCGCCTTTTTTATATCAGTTGTCCCGTCCTGAAATAGGTTTACACCTAGGAGACCTATTATGGGGACATCAAGTAATACCAAGCGCAAGCGTACTCAACGTGACTACACAATGGGCTTTAAATTACAGATAGTGATGGCCGTCGAAAAAGGCGACATGACTTATAAGCAAGCTCAAAAAATCTATGGAATCCAAGGGCGATCAACGGTGCTGACTTGGCTTCGAAAACACGGCAAAATGGATTGGTCTACCAAAGTGAGGCTACCCATGTCTAAATCCCCGAAAGCCAAAGAGACACCTGCTCAAACAATCAAAAGANNNNNNNNNNNNNNNNNNNNNNNNNNNNNNNNNNNNNNNNNNNNNNNNNNNNNNNNNNNNNNNNNNNNNNNNNNNNNNNNNNNNNNNNNNNNNNNNNNNNTTATCAAAAAGAATTACAACGCAATAAAATAAAGCCGTCGATGACAGATGGCTATGACTGCTACCAAAATGCGTTAGCAGAAAGGGTGAATGGCATATTGAAGCAAGAATTTTTGATTGGAAGATGCAGAACTTTTAAAGAATTAGAAAGGCATATTAGTGAGTCTATTGATATCTATAATAGGTATCGACCTCACTTAAGTCTTAATATGAAAACACCAGAAGAAGTGCATGAAAAAGCCAGTATGGAATCCATACTGGCTTAACAAAAAATCGTCAACTTATTTTAGGACGACACAAGTTTAAATTTATTAGGCTGGCAGCATGATAGTTGCTTCACCCGTTACCACGACTTTGCCATCACATTCGCAAACCGTTTTTAGCGTTGCACGACGGCGGCGTTCATTAATATCGGTCACAGTAACGGTCGTTACCACTTCTTGACCAACAAAAACAGGCAAACGAAATTTCAGTGTTTGCTCTAAATAAATGCAACCCGGCCCAGGTAATTTAGTGCCAATTGCCGCAGAGATAAACCCAGCGGTCAGCATGCCGTGAGCAATAGGTTTACCAAAAGATGTGGTGGCGGCATAATCGGCATCTAAATGGACAGGGTTTGTATCGCCCGTTACATCTGCAAAAGCTTGGACATCACCCTGAGAAACTACTTTTCGATATTCAACACTTTGATCGATGGAAAGTTGTTCTAATGTATAGCCAGTCGTCATTACCAATCCTTATTTAGTCATTTTTGGTTATGGTACACTTTCAATGGATTATTCTTAAGAGGTATCTATGGTTAAGTTGGTAATTTTTGATTGGGACGGTACCTTATTTGATTCCATCGATAAAATATGTGAAAGCATGTTACACGCTGGCGTGACAGCGGGTGCGCCAAAAAGAGATAAAAACGATATTAAAAACATCATTGGACTATCGCTAGATAAGGCTGTTGCTACAGTTTGGCCAGAGCTGTCATTAAACGAGCAAAACATCATTGTTGAGCACTATAAAAATCTGTATGTGGCGTCTGATCAAGTGCCGCCGTTGGCGTATCCTGGTGTTATCGAACAGCTGGATAAGCTCAAGGCGGCAGGCTTTAAAATGGCTGTAGCTACTGGAAAAAGCCGTAGAGGATTAGAAAGGGTTATGGCGCTGACGAATACGAGAGAATATTTTGTTACTTCTCGATGTGCGGATGAGGCGTTATCAAAACCCCACCCACTAATGCTTGAACAAATCTTGACTGAATTAAGCATGTCGCCAGAAAACGCCATCATGGTGGGGGATACTGAGTACGATTTAAATATGGCGACCAATGCTGGAATGAAAAGTGTTGCTGTGACCTATGGTGCGCACCATGAAAGCAGATTAAAAGCCTGTCGACCACACGAATTAATAAACGATTTTAACCAATTATCTAACATTTTAGGGCTATAAAATGAGCTGGACAGAAGACGAAGATAGAGAAAAGTCACTTAATCAGGCACCAGATACGCAAGAAGAGAGCGCTATTCAGGAAAAAACTGAGAAAGTGGACCCAAATAAAGAAATTTGGACCTTGCTTGAAAAAACACTTAGCGAAAACCTTATAGAAAAACGCCGGGCTAGACGTTGGAGAATTTTCTTTCGATTCACTACGTTAGCCATTTTTGTAGGGATAATTTCTAGCTGGATTGTTAAATCAAACTTTGAAGAAGTCAGTCTAGAGAACAATGTGGTTGCTATGATTCCTATGCGCGGAGTGATCGGTGCGGATAATGAAATAGAATCTTCGGAATATGTTCGTCTACTTAATGTTGCCTACAAGAATCCAAGCTTAAAAGGGGTAGTTATTGAGATGAACAGTCCTGGGGGCAGTCCAGTGCATTCAGGCATTATTTACGATGCTATTCGTAAAAAAGAGCAAGATTACCCAGATATTCCTGTTTTCGTAGTTGTTGAAGATATGGCGGCTTCTGGTGGGTATTATATTGCGTCTGCGGCTAATCAAATTTATGCCGATAAAGCGAGTTTAGTTGGCTCAATTGGTGTTATTTCATCAGGGTTTGATGCCAGCAACTTGCTTGAAAAAATTGGTGTAGAGCGACGTACTTTTACGGCGGGCCGCAATAAGGCATTTCTTGACCCTTTCACACCAATGACAGAGGAGGCCAAAGAGAAATGGCAAGCAGTGTTGGATGAAACGCACAGTCAGTTTATTAACGCTGTTAAAAAAGGTCGTGGTGACAGGCTTGTTATTACGGACGATGTGTTCTCCGGTATGGTGTTTACAGGCTCTCAAGCCGTTAAAATCGGTCTAATTGATGGGTTGGCCAGTGTTAATGAAATATTGGATACCCGCTTTCCGAATGCTGAGCCGGTTATATACGAACCTAAGCAAGAGTCTTGGCGCGAATTAGCCAAAGAGCTTGGTGTTGAGATGGCAACAAAGGTAATTAACTCTACGAGCCTTCAGTAGTAGTTTGTTGAACGTATTTAAAAGCTCCTACGGGAGCTTTTTTATTGTCTAAAATGAAGTGCAGAAGTGATTCTTGCCAGATTTTGTACCTATCTGTTCTTTATTTAATATTTATCATATAAATGATAATATATTTATTAATATTATCTTTAAATCATATCTTGGGTGGCACTCTTATGGCGCGAAAAGCAAATATAGCAAGAGAAGAAATTCATCAAGCCTGCTGGGAGCTAATTGAGAAAAATAGCTTCCCCAACATTCCGCGCCTGACGGATTATTTTTCGAAAAAGGATGGGCGACGTTGTTCCAATACAACCTTTTTGAACGCCATTACAGAATGGGAAGAAATCTATAAAGAACAACAACAGCATAAGCTGAGTGAGTTAAATGATGTTTTGCTTCCCGCTTTCAAACACTTTTCAAGAGAAGTGACACAAAGCCTAGGAAAATTGCTTGATGAAAAGGCGTCTGATATTGAGCAACATCAACACAGAAAACAGGAGTCGACAGAGGGGGGCTATCTTTCTTTATCCACTGTGCTCATTGACTTACAAGCAGAACATGAAAAACTGCAACTGGAGCACCAGAAAGTCTGTCGTGAAGTTGAAATGCTAAAGGATAAATCGGCTTTCAATGAGCAAAGATATGAAGAGGTGATATCACAAAACGCGGTCTTAACAAGTCAGTTAAAGCAAGAGCAGAAGGCTAATTCAGAACTCACTATCAACCTCGCTCAGAAAGAAGTCGACCTTGCAAAACAAGATAATCAGCTAACTAGATTGAAGGATGAAAATAGACAGTTGGCACACGAACAGGAATTGCATCAACAAAACTCAACGAAGGCTGAGGTTGAGAAATGGGATGAAATGTCGAAAAAGCTTGATGCTTTAGCCAGCTCAATGAAAACCATGCAACGCAAAGATAGAGGCTCGAAACAATAACCGTTATAATGCGTCACTCGCTATTTCCGCGTATCCAAAATTAAGAAGAGAAAATGAGCTACAAACAATCCGCCGTTCGTGATTTAACCTCTATCAAAGATTTTATCCGCTGGACCTTCAGCCGCTTCCAAAAGGCTGATTTGTTCTATGGCCATGGTACAGACAACCCTTGGGATGAAGCTATTCACTTGGTTATGGGGGCTTTAAAGCTTCCTATTGATTTTGATCGAGACATGTTGGATTGCGCTCTGACATACAATGAAAAAAAACACATTCTTAAGCTGGTAGACACTCGCATTACAAAACGAGAGCCTTTACCGTACCTGTTAGGTGAAGCATGGTTTATGGGCTTACCATTTAAAGTGACGAAAGATACATTAATTCCACGCTCACCAATCATTTCACTGTTAGAAACCGAATTTACGCCTTGGTTGAAAAATTACCCATTACATATCTTAGATATGTGCACCGGGTCTGGCTGCTTAGGTATCGCAGCGGCACTCGTTTTTGAAGATGCCCAAGTGGATATTTCTGATATTAGTGAAGCCGCTTTAACTGTGGCTAATGAAAATATTTTACGTCACCAAGTAGAAGACAAAGTTCGTGCTATCCACTCTGATATGTTTAAAAACTTGGCCGGGAACCAATACGATCTGATTATTTGCAACCCGCCATATGTTGATGCTGATGACTTCCAGAGTGCACCGGCAGAATTTCACAACGAGCCGGAATTAGCCTTAACGTCTGGTGAAGATGGCCTGACTTTTACTCATGAATTTTTAGCCCAAGTCGCGCATTATCTGCAAGATGACGGTATATTAGTCTACGAAGTAGGAAACACTGAAATTGCGCTGCAAGCGGCTTATCCCAACATTCCATTTATGTGGGTTGAATTAGAGCAGGGTGGTAATGGTGTTTTTATCCTAACAAAAGAACAACTTAGCGAACTATTACAAGAGCAGAAATAAACTATGTCTGGTAATACATTTGGAACACTTTTTAAAGTCACCACATTTGGTGAAAGTCACGGTCTTGCGTTAGGCGCCATTGTTGATGGTTGCCCGCCAGGCATCGAACTCTGCGAAGCGGATCTACAACGAGATTTAGATCTTCGTAAACCAGGAACTTCAAAACACACCACACAGCGCCGCGAAGCCGATGAAGTAAAGATTCTATCTGGCGTTTTTGAAGGTAAAACAACCGGTACGCCAATCGGCTTATTGATCGAAAATACCGATCAACGTTCTAAAGACTATGGCAACATCGCAGAAACTTTCCGTCCAGCTCATGCCGATTACACTTATGACCAAAAATATGGTTTCCGTGACTATCGTGGTGGCGGTCGCTCATCTGCACGTGAAACGGCCATGCGGGTTGCTGCTGGAGCCATTGCAAAGAAATATCTGAAGCAACAGTTTGGCATTGAAATACAGGGTTTCTTGTCACAACTTGGTCCGATCAAATTGGAAGTGAAAGATTTAAGCCAAGTTTATGAAAACAGCTTTTTCAGTCCAGATCCGGACGCCATTCCAGAGCTTGAAGAGTACATGACGGCATTAAGACGCGAAGGCGACTCAGTCGGTGCGAAAATTACAGTGATTGCCAAAAATGTGATGCCTGGTTTAGGAGCGCCTGTTTTTGATCGTTTGGATGCGGATATCGCCAAAGCCATCATGAGCATTAACGCGGTTAAAGGGGTAGAAATTGGTGACGGTTTTGATGTTGTTGAGCAGAAAGGCAGCGAACACCGCGACGAAATGACACCTGAAGGTTTCCTAAGCAATCATGCTGGCGGAGTATTGGGAGGCATATCTTCTGGACAAGATATTGTTGTTCATATGGCTCTAAAACCAACATCCAGTATTACCATTCCGGGTAAGAGCATCGATCGTGCAGGAAATGCCATAGAGGTTATTACCAAAGGTCGACATGATCCTTGTGTTGGCATACGTGCAACGCCGATCGCTGAAGCCATGTTGGCTTTAACCATTATGGATCATTTGCTAAAACATAGAGCGCAAAATGCCGATGTTGCTTGTCCAACGCCCATTATCAAGGGACAAGCCTAAGTTAAATGGTGAACAAAATAATAAGCCGCTACTGGTAAAATAGCGGCTTTTTTTATTTTTCAAAAAAGGAATAAAGCCCATGACAACTCCACTAAGTTCCACCGTAATTAGGGTAAGCGTAGGATCAACCAATCCAGTTAAAGTAAATGCAGCCAGACAGGCGTTTTTACAAATATTCCCAAATCACACGATTCATTGTGAAGAAATGCACGCGCCATCAGAGGTTGCTGATCAACCCATGACAGAAGCCGAAACACGTCTTGGCGCTCAAAACCGAGCAAAATACTGCTATGAGCATGTTAGCAATCAAGGAATGGATTTTTTTGTTTCGATGGAAGGTGGTGTTGATCAATTTGAGGAGGGTGCAGCAACCTTTGCCTACGTGGCTATTGTAAATAGTGACGGGGAAATGATGACTGGCCGTTCTGCAAATTTGCCACTACCAGAAAAAGTCTTTAAACGATTGCAAAACAATGAAGAATTAGGTGTCGTCATGGATGACTTATTTAATACAGACAATATTCGTCAAAAAGGTGGTGCCATCGGATTGTTCACCAACCATGCAGCCACAAGAGAAACGGTTTATACCCAAGCGCTAATCCTTGCGCTAGCGCCAGCGCTATATCCTGAACATTATCAATCACGGAAAAAGAAGAACGAATGAAATACAAATGGATTATATTTGACGCTGACGAAACACTTTTTCACTTCGATAATTTTGCAGGCTTAAAGCATATGTTTGCCAAGCATGATATTGCTTTCGAAAAGCAAGATTACGACGAATATCAGACTGTAAACAAACAGCTTTGGGTGGAGTATCAAAACAACCAAATTACGGCAGAGCAACTGCAAACAAGACGGTTTAAATTATGGTCTGATAGACTAAAAATTAGCCCGAAGGATCTCAATAAACAGTTTTTAGAATCCATGGCTGAAATCTGTCAAACATTGCCAGGTGCCACTGAGTTAGTTAAATATCTATTCGACAACAATGTACGTATGGCCATTATTACCAATGGATTTGTACAGTTACAACAGATTAGATTAGAACGAACTGGAATGTTGCCATACTTTTCACCGGTGGTTATTTCAGAATTGGTTGGCGTCGCTAAACCTCATCCTACAATCTTCCAGCATGCTTTAGTGCAAATGGGTAATCCCGACAAAGATAAAATCCTGATGGTTGGTGATACGCTAGAGTCTGATATTGTAGGCGGAATCAATTTTGGTATTGATACATGTTGGCTGAACCATCATAACAAAACGCATCCAAAAGAGATCACGCCAACATTCCAAATACGGTCTTTAGATGAGCTGCTTAATTGGTTTAAGTCTCAATAAGAAATAACCCAAAAGGATTAACAAACAGAGTGCTCAATATAGACTCACTATTTCCGATAAATGTTATTATCGGAAATAGTGTTAATAGAGAAAAATGAACAGGTTTGCTCATTTAAACTATTAAAAATTTAACATTCAGTTTGTGTGCATTGATTTTAACCCAAGTCGTACGCACAACACATATCACAATAGCTCGAAGTTATTTATCTTCTGAAATGATGCAACGATTACGTCCTTGCCCTTTTGCTTCATACAAAGCCTGATCTGCA
Protein-coding sequences here:
- the aroC gene encoding chorismate synthase produces the protein MSGNTFGTLFKVTTFGESHGLALGAIVDGCPPGIELCEADLQRDLDLRKPGTSKHTTQRREADEVKILSGVFEGKTTGTPIGLLIENTDQRSKDYGNIAETFRPAHADYTYDQKYGFRDYRGGGRSSARETAMRVAAGAIAKKYLKQQFGIEIQGFLSQLGPIKLEVKDLSQVYENSFFSPDPDAIPELEEYMTALRREGDSVGAKITVIAKNVMPGLGAPVFDRLDADIAKAIMSINAVKGVEIGDGFDVVEQKGSEHRDEMTPEGFLSNHAGGVLGGISSGQDIVVHMALKPTSSITIPGKSIDRAGNAIEVITKGRHDPCVGIRATPIAEAMLALTIMDHLLKHRAQNADVACPTPIIKGQA
- the yjjX gene encoding inosine/xanthosine triphosphatase, giving the protein MTTPLSSTVIRVSVGSTNPVKVNAARQAFLQIFPNHTIHCEEMHAPSEVADQPMTEAETRLGAQNRAKYCYEHVSNQGMDFFVSMEGGVDQFEEGAATFAYVAIVNSDGEMMTGRSANLPLPEKVFKRLQNNEELGVVMDDLFNTDNIRQKGGAIGLFTNHAATRETVYTQALILALAPALYPEHYQSRKKKNE
- the yjjG gene encoding pyrimidine 5'-nucleotidase, which encodes MKYKWIIFDADETLFHFDNFAGLKHMFAKHDIAFEKQDYDEYQTVNKQLWVEYQNNQITAEQLQTRRFKLWSDRLKISPKDLNKQFLESMAEICQTLPGATELVKYLFDNNVRMAIITNGFVQLQQIRLERTGMLPYFSPVVISELVGVAKPHPTIFQHALVQMGNPDKDKILMVGDTLESDIVGGINFGIDTCWLNHHNKTHPKEITPTFQIRSLDELLNWFKSQ